From the Nodularia sp. NIES-3585 genome, one window contains:
- a CDS encoding tyrosine-protein kinase domain-containing protein, whose amino-acid sequence MTPPIIKRYLIAFEKYKWIGLGSFALVVAGSTIVATQPEPPPSYVADAALAYTRPPVSFSATGSEIQQQGQELSRQVLLSDQIIELVAAKVNVKPKTIGTNVALRVPERSPTGQPVSSILELKYQDSDPKRAQQILQELMQAMIALSGDINTGRLNAIIEKINERIPQAKSELEAAEQKLEQYDRRERPAILAAENGSLLGAVTNSQNQQRLIQLTIAGIDAQLRSLQGKLGLTVGQAYVSSALSADPILTNLRSQIYQVESQITLLSKDLRPENPTMIQLARQKQSIEELLQQRAAEVVGGDGAAAPLAGDVSGIRAQSNLDPARQQLANQMVGLETQKETLEQQLAQQIREEERLRQDYSQIPNKQLERSRLEQEVGLKKAIYDQMQAKLTDSKTAEAETVSSLTVARIPNVVSNATQAQSIPLTLGIGGFLGLLVGGGVIFLLGALEGTFKTKEDIRNSLRQREVSQLGELPLMPVDDLERTALPVILSPDSPYLEFYEKFRSNLRRIGGNGFKVLLITSTSSQEGKTVSAYNLGIASALAGKRTLIIETDLRSPSHASSLNVTPDAEANVEPLRYYGRLNECIRLVPDVENLYIIPSPGPVRQSAAILESSEMRRLMEDVRERFDLVILDTNPLSLSNDPLLIQPYSDGIVLVARPNYTQENMLGEAIDQLVESELGLLGVIVNGADIFVSPSQPLSSESEAGIYSEVSASANKN is encoded by the coding sequence ATGACTCCACCAATAATTAAGCGCTATCTGATTGCTTTTGAGAAATATAAATGGATTGGTTTGGGCAGTTTTGCTTTAGTAGTCGCAGGGTCAACGATAGTGGCGACACAGCCAGAACCACCACCTAGCTATGTAGCAGATGCCGCACTTGCTTACACTCGTCCACCAGTTTCGTTTTCGGCGACTGGTAGCGAAATTCAACAACAAGGGCAAGAACTGAGTCGGCAAGTTTTGCTCTCAGACCAGATTATTGAACTGGTGGCAGCGAAAGTCAATGTCAAACCAAAAACTATTGGTACAAATGTGGCTCTGCGTGTACCGGAAAGAAGCCCTACTGGACAACCGGTATCGTCAATTTTGGAGTTGAAATATCAAGATAGTGACCCGAAGCGAGCGCAGCAGATATTGCAGGAATTAATGCAAGCCATGATTGCGCTGAGTGGTGATATTAATACTGGGCGATTAAACGCAATTATTGAAAAAATTAATGAGCGCATACCACAGGCGAAATCAGAACTCGAAGCAGCAGAACAAAAGCTAGAACAATATGACCGCCGGGAGCGTCCGGCAATATTGGCGGCTGAGAATGGTAGTTTGCTGGGTGCGGTAACTAATAGCCAAAATCAACAACGGTTAATTCAACTAACTATTGCGGGAATTGATGCCCAACTTCGGAGTTTACAAGGCAAGTTGGGTTTAACTGTGGGACAAGCTTATGTTTCTTCTGCTTTGAGTGCTGATCCGATTCTGACTAACTTGCGATCGCAAATCTATCAAGTAGAATCTCAAATAACTTTACTCAGTAAAGATTTACGACCTGAAAACCCCACAATGATTCAGTTGGCGCGTCAGAAGCAATCTATTGAAGAATTGCTGCAACAACGCGCGGCTGAGGTGGTAGGCGGTGACGGTGCGGCAGCTCCTTTAGCGGGTGATGTTTCGGGTATCCGCGCCCAAAGCAACTTAGATCCAGCCCGACAACAGTTAGCAAATCAGATGGTGGGTTTGGAAACCCAAAAAGAAACACTCGAACAACAATTAGCTCAACAAATTAGAGAAGAAGAACGATTGCGGCAAGATTATTCTCAAATACCGAACAAGCAACTAGAGCGATCGCGTTTAGAACAAGAAGTAGGCCTGAAAAAAGCGATTTATGACCAAATGCAGGCCAAGCTGACCGACTCGAAAACAGCAGAAGCCGAAACAGTTAGTAGCTTAACAGTAGCCAGAATACCTAACGTTGTCAGCAATGCCACACAAGCTCAGAGTATACCTTTGACTTTAGGTATTGGTGGTTTCTTGGGATTGCTAGTTGGCGGTGGGGTGATATTTTTGTTGGGTGCGCTTGAAGGTACTTTCAAAACCAAGGAAGATATCCGCAACAGCCTTAGACAACGGGAAGTTTCTCAGCTGGGAGAATTGCCTTTAATGCCTGTTGATGATTTGGAACGAACCGCTTTACCTGTAATCCTTTCTCCTGATTCTCCCTATTTGGAGTTTTATGAAAAGTTTCGCAGTAATTTGCGCCGGATTGGTGGTAACGGTTTCAAAGTCCTGTTGATTACTAGCACTAGTAGCCAAGAAGGTAAAACGGTGAGTGCTTATAACTTAGGTATAGCGTCCGCCCTGGCTGGGAAAAGAACCCTAATTATCGAAACAGATTTGCGATCGCCTTCTCATGCTTCATCCCTGAATGTTACTCCAGATGCCGAAGCCAACGTTGAACCCCTGCGCTATTATGGTAGGTTGAACGAATGTATCCGCTTAGTTCCTGATGTAGAAAATTTATACATTATTCCCAGCCCTGGGCCTGTGCGTCAATCTGCTGCTATTCTTGAATCAAGCGAAATGCGACGGCTGATGGAGGATGTGCGGGAGCGTTTTGATTTAGTAATTCTAGATACAAACCCACTCAGTTTATCCAATGATCCTTTGTTAATCCAACCCTATAGCGATGGCATTGTATTAGTAGCACGCCCCAACTATACACAAGAAAATATGTTGGGAGAAGCTATTGATCAATTAGTTGAATCTGAACTGGGTTTGTTGGGAGTTATTGTCAATGGTGCTGATATTTTCGTTTCCCCATCTCAGCCTTTATCATCTGAGTCAGAAGCAGGAATTTACTCAGAAGTTTCAGCCAGTGCCAATAAAAATTAA
- a CDS encoding rhomboid family intramembrane serine protease: MFPLHDENPTRITPYFTYGLIGLNIVVFLHEVSLSSEQLEQFFRMYAVIPRELSTNFAQEWTTLFTSQFLHGGWWHLISNMVFLWVFGNNIEDRMGHFKYLIFYLACGALAALCQWFIGMDSTIPSLGASGAIAGVLGAYLIRFPQSRILTLVFLGFFITTIRIPAMILIGVFVIQNVISGLSSLQAAANMSVETGGVAYWAHIGGFAFGLILSPLFGLFRRD; encoded by the coding sequence GTGTTCCCCCTCCATGACGAAAACCCGACGCGAATCACCCCATATTTTACTTACGGGTTGATTGGTTTGAATATTGTAGTCTTTCTGCATGAAGTGAGTCTATCCAGTGAACAATTAGAGCAATTCTTTCGGATGTATGCGGTAATACCACGAGAGTTAAGCACTAACTTTGCCCAAGAGTGGACAACTTTATTTACGTCACAATTCTTACACGGTGGTTGGTGGCATCTGATCTCAAATATGGTGTTTCTCTGGGTCTTTGGTAACAATATCGAAGACCGGATGGGACATTTCAAATATCTGATTTTTTATCTAGCCTGCGGTGCTTTAGCCGCTTTGTGTCAGTGGTTTATTGGCATGGATTCCACTATACCCTCTTTAGGAGCTAGTGGTGCGATCGCTGGGGTTCTCGGTGCATACCTGATCCGCTTCCCGCAATCTAGAATTTTAACCTTAGTCTTTTTGGGTTTTTTCATCACCACCATTAGGATTCCGGCAATGATTCTCATAGGAGTTTTCGTGATCCAAAATGTGATATCGGGTCTGTCCAGTCTGCAAGCTGCTGCTAATATGAGTGTGGAAACAGGCGGAGTTGCATACTGGGCGCACATTGGCGGCTTTGCTTTTGGGCTAATTTTGTCGCCATTATTCGGGTTATTTCGGCGCGACTAA
- a CDS encoding rhomboid family intramembrane serine protease has product MVPIKDNNPTQITPYVTYALIATNVLAFLYEASLPPQALNQFFHLAAVIPQELTLSFSGISVNQPVPEWATLITAQFLHGGFLHLGGNMLFLWVFGNNIEEKLGRAKYLLFYLSCGALASLAQWFFAQDSTIPSLGASGAIAGVMGAYILRFPQVEILGVVPLGFFFPTFRVPAYFFLGFWFIQQAFYGIASLEAPTNIGMESGGIAYWAHAAGFVFGAVLGPLLGLFSDKSNQESLSG; this is encoded by the coding sequence GTGGTTCCAATTAAAGATAATAATCCTACACAAATTACGCCTTATGTAACTTATGCACTGATTGCAACTAATGTTTTGGCTTTTCTTTATGAAGCAAGTCTTCCTCCCCAAGCATTAAATCAGTTTTTTCATCTTGCGGCTGTGATTCCCCAAGAACTCACCTTAAGTTTTTCGGGAATTTCTGTGAATCAGCCGGTACCAGAATGGGCAACTTTGATTACCGCACAATTTTTGCATGGCGGTTTTTTGCATCTAGGGGGCAATATGTTGTTTCTCTGGGTTTTTGGTAACAATATTGAAGAAAAGTTAGGCCGTGCTAAATATTTACTATTTTATTTATCTTGTGGTGCTTTGGCATCTTTGGCACAATGGTTTTTCGCTCAAGATTCTACCATTCCTTCGTTAGGTGCAAGTGGTGCGATCGCTGGCGTTATGGGAGCATATATTCTGCGGTTTCCTCAAGTGGAAATTCTCGGTGTAGTGCCTTTAGGATTTTTCTTTCCCACTTTCCGCGTTCCGGCATATTTCTTTTTAGGATTCTGGTTTATCCAACAAGCTTTTTACGGCATAGCCAGTCTAGAAGCGCCCACAAATATTGGCATGGAAAGCGGCGGTATTGCCTACTGGGCCCATGCAGCAGGTTTTGTGTTTGGGGCAGTTCTTGGCCCCTTGCTGGGTTTATTTAGCGACAAATCTAATCAAGAATCTTTATCTGGGTAG
- a CDS encoding response regulator transcription factor — protein sequence MLSTPIKILLVEDDELFRLGLRVRLQEEIGIEIVAEAEDGETAIELVSQHTLDVVLLDVGLPGIGGIEACKQIKQQNPLLPILVLTSHSQKTLISRLIAAGAQGYCLKGIAAEKLVLALRSVAVGASWWDETATNEIRSTFSSESYSENVSKTVNPLTQREQEILSFLAAGKTNQQIALELYITPGTVRVHVHAILHKLEVSDRSQAVVVALQKRLIKSDLIIEE from the coding sequence ATGCTGTCTACCCCCATCAAAATTCTTTTAGTTGAGGATGATGAACTATTTCGCTTAGGCTTGCGCGTGCGATTGCAGGAAGAAATTGGAATAGAGATTGTGGCTGAGGCTGAGGATGGTGAAACCGCGATTGAGTTAGTTAGTCAACACACTCTGGATGTAGTGTTGCTAGATGTGGGATTACCAGGTATTGGCGGGATTGAGGCTTGTAAACAAATCAAGCAGCAAAATCCTCTTTTACCAATCTTAGTTTTAACTTCTCATTCTCAAAAAACCCTGATTTCGCGGTTGATTGCAGCTGGCGCTCAAGGTTATTGCCTTAAAGGAATTGCTGCGGAAAAATTAGTATTAGCACTGCGTTCTGTGGCTGTGGGTGCATCCTGGTGGGATGAAACAGCAACAAATGAAATTCGTTCTACTTTTAGCTCTGAGTCGTATTCGGAGAATGTATCTAAAACTGTCAATCCTTTGACTCAGCGTGAACAAGAAATTTTGTCTTTTTTAGCAGCCGGAAAAACTAATCAACAAATTGCCTTGGAATTATATATTACTCCGGGAACTGTGAGAGTTCATGTTCATGCTATTTTACATAAATTAGAAGTAAGCGATCGCTCTCAGGCTGTGGTTGTTGCTTTACAAAAACGCCTAATTAAAAGCGACTTGATTATAGAAGAATAG
- a CDS encoding sensor histidine kinase KdpD gives MRHLITKRFNQESRLGKYLFIAGLYIFVMVLEFSTPISYVFGYLYTGPILLTNAWLGRRATFQATLAAVFLTMLNLVLPGGEVMKASTIASRAIASLALIVTGILSDAYGGLRQRVRRSEEAIALTRAKLEAQEELVRVREDFASTLTHDLKTPLLGAIETLKAFEAEKFGPVLPAQQKVLATMARSHQTSLQLLQTLLDIYRNDTEGLELNLAPVDLAMLTEEAASTLTELAANRRVYLCVNYGESDWRQSLWVKGDALQLQRVIINLLVNAINHTPRNGRVEVVLESQSAYQVVKVLDTGAGMQPEQFSHLFERFYQGHSQRQTKGSGLGLYLSRQIITAHGGIIWAENILPVGAMFAFKLPVYPFQSSLTA, from the coding sequence ATGAGACATCTTATAACTAAACGTTTTAATCAAGAATCGCGTTTGGGCAAATATTTATTCATTGCTGGTTTATATATATTTGTGATGGTTCTGGAGTTCTCTACGCCCATTTCTTACGTTTTCGGGTATCTCTACACAGGGCCGATTTTATTGACAAATGCTTGGTTGGGAAGGCGTGCAACTTTTCAAGCTACTCTTGCGGCTGTGTTTTTAACTATGTTAAATCTTGTATTGCCAGGAGGTGAAGTGATGAAGGCTTCGACAATTGCTAGTAGAGCGATCGCCTCGCTGGCGTTGATTGTCACAGGTATTCTTAGTGATGCTTATGGTGGGTTGCGTCAACGTGTCCGACGTTCTGAGGAAGCGATCGCCTTAACTCGTGCCAAACTAGAAGCACAAGAGGAATTAGTCAGAGTCCGAGAAGATTTTGCTTCTACACTCACCCATGACTTAAAAACGCCGTTATTAGGTGCAATTGAAACTCTCAAAGCCTTTGAAGCGGAAAAATTTGGCCCCGTATTGCCAGCACAGCAAAAAGTTTTAGCGACAATGGCGCGTAGTCATCAAACTTCACTGCAATTGTTACAAACTTTATTAGATATCTATCGTAATGATACTGAAGGTTTAGAACTTAATTTAGCACCTGTAGATTTAGCTATGCTGACAGAAGAAGCAGCTAGCACTCTGACTGAGTTAGCAGCAAATCGGCGTGTATATCTCTGTGTTAATTATGGTGAATCTGATTGGCGACAATCTTTGTGGGTGAAAGGTGATGCTTTACAACTGCAACGAGTCATCATCAATCTCTTAGTCAATGCCATCAACCATACGCCCCGCAATGGCCGTGTGGAAGTCGTGTTAGAATCACAATCTGCCTATCAAGTTGTAAAAGTTTTGGATACAGGTGCGGGTATGCAGCCCGAACAGTTTTCCCATTTATTTGAACGATTTTATCAAGGACATAGCCAACGCCAAACCAAAGGTTCAGGATTAGGACTTTATCTATCTCGGCAAATTATTACAGCTCACGGCGGTATAATCTGGGCAGAGAACATATTACCAGTTGGAGCTATGTTTGCTTTTAAGCTCCCTGTATACCCGTTCCAGTCCTCTCTAACTGCGTGA